The DNA region GCTCGGTGAAGTTGGTCTGGATGCGGCGCGCCGTCTCCATCAGCAACAGGGGATAGGCGTAGAGATAGCCGTCGGCGGCGATGGCCCGCGCCTCGCGCGGATCCAGATCCGGGTCGATGGCCTGCTGCGCGACGGCGCCGCCCGCGAGCCAGCCCGTCAGGCAGATCAGTGCCAGCCCTCGTGAAACGCGGCGCCAGATCATGCGGTGTCCACCTTTATCCGCGCCTGCGCGCGGTCGGAAAAAAATTTTAGCGATGGCATCCGCCGGCCATATCTGGCCAAAGGGTGGAGAAAGGGATGGGAAACGAGGGAGGCCGGGCGGAGCCGTGGCGGGCCGGGAAATCCGGATCCCGCCATAAGTCGCAGGGCGATGCGTCGCGGGCCGATCGGGCCAAGGCCCATGACGCGACGCACCATCAGCGCGCATACCGCACTAGAATGGAGCGCTCCGAGTCATCTGGAAAAAAGGTCAGGCCATGTACCCCACCGCAGCCAGCGGCACGGCGGCTCCCGCCGCGCGCAAGCCCATTACCCTTGCCCAATTGCAGGCGATGTACAAGCAGGGCGAGAAGATCGCCATGCTCACCTGCTATGACGCCAGCTTCGCCGCGCTGCTGGACCAGTGCGGCGTGGATATCCTGCTGGTCGGCGATTCGCTCGGCAACGTGGTGCAGGGCCAGTCGTCCACGCTGCCGGTGACGCTGGAGCACATGATCTACCACACCCAATGCGTGGCGCGCGGCAACCGCAACGCCTGGCTTCTCGCCGACCTGCCGTGGAACAGCTACCAGGAATCGCCGGCGCAGGCCTATGCCAGTTCGGCGGCCTTGATGGCGGCCGGCGCGCAGATGATCAAGATCGAAGGCCTGGACCAGCGTTCATCGTGGTTCACCGACACCATCGCCTTCCTGGCCGAGCGCGGCGTGCCGGTATGCGCCCACATGGGCCTGACGCCGCAGTTCGTGCATGCGCTGGGCGGCTACCGCGTGCAGGGCAAGGACGAGGCCGGCGCGGCGCATCTCAAGCAACAGGCGCGGGCCGCGCGCGACGCCGGCGCCGGCATGCTGCTCTACGAGATGGTGCCCGCCGCGTTGGCCGCCGAGATCACCGCCGAGGTCGGCATTCCCACCATCGGCATCGGCGCGGGCGCCGATTGCTCCGGCCAGGTGCTGGTGCTGCACGACATGCTGAACGTCTTCCCCGGCCGCAAGGCGCGCTTCGTGCGCAACTTCATGGAAGGCGCCGACAGCATCCAGGCCGCCGTGACCGCCTACGTGCGCGCGGTCAAGGACGGCAGCTTCCCGGCGTCCGAACACGCTTATTGAATCGGAATCGCCGGGCCTCGGCCCTCGCGAACAAGCGCTTCCACCGTCTCGGAAATTTCGCCCGGCGATTCGTCGCGAATCGCCTCCTTCCGCGCGTGACGGGGCGGCACACTCCTGGTCATCCGTCGTTATCGATGATCAAGAGCACGCGCCATGAATCAAGAACAAGACGCGGGCCTGCCTTTCCGAGGCCCGCAACCGGACCAGACCCTCCCGAAAAATCGCCGCTGCCGCGCGGCCCTTCTCGTCCACGGACTGGGCGGCACCGAATACGACCTGGGCCGCCTGCGTTCCTCCCTGGAGGAAAACGGCTTCGACGCCTATGTCGTATCCCTGCCCGGCCACGGCACGCGTCCCGAGGACCTGCTGGGCGTGCATGCCGAAGACTGGCTGGACACCGTCACGCAGGCGTACCGGCGTCTCTCGGCGAACTACCCCGTCCTGCACGTCGTCGGCGTCTGCCTGGGCGCGCTGCTGGCGATCGAGGCCTGCAAGCGCACGGGCCACGCCAAGGGCAAGCTGGTCGCGTTGGCCGCGCCCTTGAGCCTGGATGGCTGGAAGACGCCCTGGTACCGCGCCATCCGCCACGTGCTCTACCGCATTCCGGCCGTGGCGCGCCGCTGGCGCGTGAACGAGCGAGAGCCTTACGGCATCAAGAACGAACGCATACGCCGCCTGGTGCGCGGCATGTTGAGCCGCGGCGACGCTTTCCACTATCCGTGGGTGCCGCTGTCTTCCGTGCGCGAGGCCGATCGCCTGCGCGCCATGGCGTGGCGCGCGCTCGACCGCCTGCAATGCCCGCTGATGATCATGCATGCGACGGAAGACGAACTGACGTCGCCGGAGTCGGCGCGCGCCCTGCACCGCCGCGTGCCGGGCAGCACCCTGCATCTGCTGGACGACAGCTACCACATGATCTGCGTGGACAATGAACGCGGATACGTCATGCACTGCGTGACGAGCTTCCTGGCCGAGCCCGCATGCGAGCCGATCGCGGCGGTCGCCAGCCCCGATAGGCAGGATGCGCACGCCGGCATGCGCGGGCCGCGTTTCGTGCCCGCGTGAGCGGCGCGTAATCGACGCCAGCGACGCCAGCGACGCCGTCGATCATTCGCGCGAGCCGCCGCTGGCGCAGGGCGTGGATTCCAGCTTCCCGGGAAGCGGCGCGCGCCGGCCCAGGAAACCCAGCACGCCCAGCGCGCATGCCAGGGTGATCACCGCCAGGCCGGCCAGCAACTGCCCGAAGGCATCGGCGTAGAGCGCGCGCAGGGACGCCGGCGCGATGCCCGGCAACAGGGGCAAGGCCTGGGCCAGGTCGCCGGCGGCCAGGCGCGCGGCGGCGCGGACCAGCACGCCGGTGTCCGCGCCGGGCAGCCCCGCATGCAGGCGCGCCAGCAACAGCGCCGCGAGCACCGCCGTTACGCTGGCCAGGGCCACGCCCTCGCCCGCCACGCGCATGGTGCTGAATATGCCGGTCGCCATGCCGGCCCTTTCCTTCGGCACCACGCTGATGGAAAGCCCGTCCATCAGGCCCCAGGGCAAGCCCGCGCCGACACCTATCACCAGCATTGGCAGAATGGCCGCGGCGCCCGGGCCATCCTGCAAGGCCCAACGCAGCGCCCACAGGCCCGCGGCCGCCAGCAGCAGGCCGGCGCCGCAGATCGCGCCCGCATCGAAACGGCGCGTCAGGCGCACGGCCAGGAAAGGCACGCACAGCATCGGCGCCGACAAGGCCAGCAACAGCGTGCCGGCCCGTATCTCGTCGTAGCCATCGACGCCGATGAAGCGCAGCGGCAACAGCACGAGCAACACGATAAAGCCGTAGCAGGTGGCCACCGGCAGCAACTGCACGCCGACGAAGCGCGGATAGCGGAACAGGCTCAGGTCCAGCATGGGACGCTGCGCGCGGCGTTCGGCGCTCACGAAGGCCAGCGCCAGCACGGCGGCGCCGGCCAGCAGGGCCACGATCCTGGGGTGGGTCCAGCCCAGTCCCGGCGCCTCGATGATCCCGAAGGTGAACGCGGTCAAGGCCGCGGTGAACAGCAAGGCGCCCGGCAGATCGAAGCGGCCCGCATGCGGATCGCGCGTCTCCCGCATGCGCGGCACGCCGATGCACAAGGCCGGGATGCCCGCCACGGCGCCGGTCAGGAAGACGCCGCGCCAGCCGAAGTGCTCGATCAGCCAGCCCGCCACCACCGGGCCGAAGGCCAGGCCCAGGCCGAAGGTCGCGCCCAGCATGCCGAAGGCGCGGGTCGCCGCCGCGCCTTCGAACTCCTGTGCCAGCGCCGCCGTGCCGCCCGCCAGCGCACCGGCCGCGGCGGCGCCCTGCACGGCGCGCAGCACGTCGACCGCGAGCAGCGTGGGCGCCCAGCACAGCGCCAACGCGCACAGGGAAAAACCGCCCACGCCCCAGGCGAACACGCGCTTGCGGCCCAGGCGGTCGGCCAGCGCGCCCGCCAGCATCAGCAGGCTGCCGAAGGTCAGCATGAAGGCGTTGGTGACCCAGTTCATGGCCTCGGCGCTGCCGCCCAGCGCCCGCCCCAAGGCCGGCGTCGCCACCGCGCCGCCGGAAAAACTCAGCGGCAGCATCAGGCCCGCCAGGCAGACGGCGGCGAGTATGGCGCCCCGGCGCGCCGCGCCTTCGTCCATGGCGGCGACCCGCTCCGCACCCTTTTCACTTCTCATCATCGCTCCCGCAAAATCGGCCGTGGCGCGGCGCCTGCATCCATGCGCGCGTCCCGCCCGGCAAGGAAACGAAAGATAGACCGGCGGCAGCGCCGCAAAAACAGCCTGGCGCTCCGTTCATTACGGAATCGATTTCCGTCCACGGCGCCCTGCCGCCTCGTAGAATCGTGCATGGACAATTTCAACGGCATCGTCGCCTTCGTGCGCGTCGCG from Bordetella genomosp. 10 includes:
- a CDS encoding alpha/beta hydrolase; translation: MNQEQDAGLPFRGPQPDQTLPKNRRCRAALLVHGLGGTEYDLGRLRSSLEENGFDAYVVSLPGHGTRPEDLLGVHAEDWLDTVTQAYRRLSANYPVLHVVGVCLGALLAIEACKRTGHAKGKLVALAAPLSLDGWKTPWYRAIRHVLYRIPAVARRWRVNEREPYGIKNERIRRLVRGMLSRGDAFHYPWVPLSSVREADRLRAMAWRALDRLQCPLMIMHATEDELTSPESARALHRRVPGSTLHLLDDSYHMICVDNERGYVMHCVTSFLAEPACEPIAAVASPDRQDAHAGMRGPRFVPA
- the panB gene encoding 3-methyl-2-oxobutanoate hydroxymethyltransferase; this encodes MYPTAASGTAAPAARKPITLAQLQAMYKQGEKIAMLTCYDASFAALLDQCGVDILLVGDSLGNVVQGQSSTLPVTLEHMIYHTQCVARGNRNAWLLADLPWNSYQESPAQAYASSAALMAAGAQMIKIEGLDQRSSWFTDTIAFLAERGVPVCAHMGLTPQFVHALGGYRVQGKDEAGAAHLKQQARAARDAGAGMLLYEMVPAALAAEITAEVGIPTIGIGAGADCSGQVLVLHDMLNVFPGRKARFVRNFMEGADSIQAAVTAYVRAVKDGSFPASEHAY
- a CDS encoding MFS transporter, whose protein sequence is MMRSEKGAERVAAMDEGAARRGAILAAVCLAGLMLPLSFSGGAVATPALGRALGGSAEAMNWVTNAFMLTFGSLLMLAGALADRLGRKRVFAWGVGGFSLCALALCWAPTLLAVDVLRAVQGAAAAGALAGGTAALAQEFEGAAATRAFGMLGATFGLGLAFGPVVAGWLIEHFGWRGVFLTGAVAGIPALCIGVPRMRETRDPHAGRFDLPGALLFTAALTAFTFGIIEAPGLGWTHPRIVALLAGAAVLALAFVSAERRAQRPMLDLSLFRYPRFVGVQLLPVATCYGFIVLLVLLPLRFIGVDGYDEIRAGTLLLALSAPMLCVPFLAVRLTRRFDAGAICGAGLLLAAAGLWALRWALQDGPGAAAILPMLVIGVGAGLPWGLMDGLSISVVPKERAGMATGIFSTMRVAGEGVALASVTAVLAALLLARLHAGLPGADTGVLVRAAARLAAGDLAQALPLLPGIAPASLRALYADAFGQLLAGLAVITLACALGVLGFLGRRAPLPGKLESTPCASGGSRE